One region of Campylobacter magnus genomic DNA includes:
- a CDS encoding MFS transporter, with product MNRIGIIYFALLPLCVASAFIFIADGLLVSSAGVLLDGFRASKEQIGLVNACFFAGAVACTIFSHRLISACGYERAFSVFCAIFALSALLGALSNNLLFWGVLRFFMGLAYYSIVMIIEVWLNASVSNSIRSRVLGIYETLFYASFGVGALFIAFSLSVEQTLILSAVFIVLALLPLNLKALKTPLVPPRAKISLPNIFSAPKLALISDFIGGLCMNGFFSMASVFALLYGLGDGSVAVFIAISMVGGACGHLLCGVVSDKFGRVNALLLASFLSLISAFLLGIPKIIFVAVFLLGAGIFVLYALSLAIANDAITDKREYILASRAMLFSYLLGSLFAAPILGFLMSAFGAWGFIGFYVFLSGLLLVITFFGRFVGKRAFKNTKKSREF from the coding sequence ATGAATAGAATTGGTATTATTTATTTTGCGCTTTTGCCTTTGTGCGTGGCGTCTGCTTTTATTTTCATTGCTGATGGTTTGCTAGTTAGCTCAGCTGGGGTCTTGCTAGATGGATTTAGGGCGAGCAAAGAGCAAATCGGTCTTGTTAATGCCTGCTTTTTTGCTGGGGCTGTGGCGTGTACGATTTTTTCGCATAGGCTTATTAGTGCTTGTGGGTATGAGCGTGCATTTAGCGTATTTTGCGCTATTTTTGCGCTCTCAGCCTTGCTTGGTGCGCTTAGTAATAATCTGCTTTTTTGGGGCGTTTTGCGCTTTTTTATGGGACTGGCGTATTATAGCATTGTGATGATTATAGAGGTGTGGCTAAATGCAAGCGTAAGCAACTCTATTCGCTCGCGTGTGCTTGGTATTTATGAGACGCTATTTTATGCTAGTTTTGGCGTGGGGGCGCTCTTTATCGCTTTTAGCCTTAGTGTGGAGCAAACGCTTATATTAAGTGCAGTTTTTATCGTCCTTGCGCTGCTGCCGCTAAATCTAAAAGCACTAAAAACACCACTGGTGCCACCAAGGGCAAAAATCAGCCTGCCAAATATATTTAGCGCACCAAAGCTTGCGCTCATTAGCGATTTTATCGGTGGGCTTTGTATGAATGGCTTTTTTAGCATGGCTAGCGTGTTTGCTCTGCTTTATGGGCTGGGTGATGGTAGCGTGGCAGTATTTATCGCTATTAGCATGGTTGGCGGGGCTTGCGGACATTTGCTTTGCGGGGTAGTGAGTGATAAGTTTGGCAGGGTAAATGCTCTGCTTCTAGCAAGTTTTTTAAGCTTGATTTCAGCCTTTTTGCTTGGAATTCCAAAAATTATTTTTGTAGCGGTTTTTTTGCTTGGGGCTGGGATTTTTGTGCTTTATGCGCTTAGCCTAGCTATCGCAAATGACGCTATAACAGACAAAAGAGAATACATCCTAGCAAGTAGGGCAATGCTTTTTAGCTATTTGCTTGGCTCGCTTTTTGCTGCGCCTATTTTAGGCTTTTTGATGAGTGCTTTTGGGGCTTGGGGCTTTATAGGCTTTTATGTTTTTTTAAGCGGACTTTTGCTTGTTATTACATTTTTTGGTCGTTTTGTAGGCAAAAGAGCTTTTAAAAACACAAAAAAATCTAGGGAATTCTAG
- the exbB gene encoding TonB-system energizer ExbB: MNEIFEFGKEYVDYIIFAILGFMSFLVVLFSVERVIYFMRVKKADFKSKVAFERALTKNMTTLYIIYQNAPYIGLLGTVCGIMITFYDMSKSTNIDALVVVYGLSLALKATALGIFVAIPTLMIYNAFGRKIQVLLSEYDNDAK; this comes from the coding sequence ATGAACGAAATTTTTGAGTTTGGCAAAGAATATGTAGATTATATAATTTTTGCAATTTTGGGCTTTATGAGCTTTTTGGTGGTGCTTTTTAGCGTGGAGAGAGTTATTTATTTTATGCGTGTTAAAAAGGCTGATTTTAAGAGCAAAGTAGCTTTTGAGAGAGCCCTTACAAAAAACATGACAACGCTATATATAATATACCAAAATGCTCCATATATAGGGCTTTTAGGCACGGTTTGTGGGATAATGATCACTTTTTATGATATGAGCAAAAGTACTAATATAGACGCTCTTGTCGTGGTCTATGGACTATCTCTTGCCCTTAAAGCCACAGCCCTTGGAATATTTGTAGCAATTCCTACTTTGATGATATATAATGCCTTTGGTAGAAAAATTCAAGTATTATTAAGCGAGTATGATAATGATGCCAAATGA
- a CDS encoding TonB-dependent receptor plug domain-containing protein: MTKRALSLSVVCTALLSANEQKLDEIVVTASGYEQTIKTAPATVNIVDQKEIKHTQVRQLGDLVKSVPGISTTVEKTGTKGIQIRGFSKDYTLLLVDGFNATGGFISPASLIERVEIVKGPAGGKYASEAI, translated from the coding sequence ATGACAAAAAGAGCCTTGTCTTTAAGCGTAGTTTGCACAGCACTTCTAAGCGCAAACGAACAAAAACTAGATGAAATCGTAGTAACTGCTAGCGGTTATGAGCAAACAATCAAAACCGCCCCAGCTACTGTAAATATCGTAGATCAAAAAGAAATCAAACATACCCAAGTCCGCCAGCTAGGCGATTTGGTTAAATCAGTCCCTGGAATCAGCACCACGGTAGAAAAAACAGGCACAAAAGGCATACAAATCCGTGGGTTTAGCAAGGACTACACTTTGCTTTTAGTAGATGGCTTTAATGCCACAGGTGGCTTTATATCTCCAGCATCTTTGATAGAAAGAGTTGAGATAGTAAAAGGTCCAGCAGGTGGCAAATACGCAAGTGAGGCGATATAA
- the exbD gene encoding TonB system transport protein ExbD produces MIMMPNDKGGLNIVPFIDIMLVLLAIVLSISTFIANGQIKVDLPTAKNAVASNDEKHEITISKDSEIFLNDKKLDIINKAFDDIENSQLIVLKVDKDTPFESFVKVLDELKSKGHENLAINAKR; encoded by the coding sequence ATGATAATGATGCCAAATGATAAAGGTGGGCTAAATATAGTCCCATTTATAGACATTATGCTTGTGCTTTTGGCTATTGTGCTTAGTATTTCTACTTTTATTGCTAATGGGCAAATAAAAGTAGATTTGCCCACAGCCAAAAACGCAGTGGCAAGCAATGATGAAAAGCATGAAATTACAATTTCAAAAGATAGTGAAATTTTCTTAAACGATAAAAAGCTAGACATCATAAACAAAGCTTTTGATGATATAGAAAACTCTCAGCTAATCGTGCTAAAGGTAGATAAAGACACTCCATTTGAGAGCTTTGTAAAAGTGCTTGATGAGCTAAAAAGCAAAGGGCATGAAAATCTAGCAATAAACGCAAAAAGGTAA
- a CDS encoding energy transducer TonB, whose product MAAQIYKIISAYIIKNYPKDALRRNQSGSVLVSFNYNSSGVSNAQILQSSNIKSLDKASLDAIEKTKHLFPKTNKNFAFTLPVRFAIK is encoded by the coding sequence ATCGCCGCACAAATATATAAAATAATCTCAGCCTACATAATCAAAAACTACCCAAAAGACGCCCTAAGACGCAATCAAAGTGGTAGTGTGTTAGTTAGCTTTAATTACAATTCATCAGGCGTCTCAAATGCGCAAATTTTACAAAGTTCAAATATAAAAAGCCTAGATAAAGCAAGTCTAGATGCAATTGAAAAAACAAAGCATTTGTTCCCTAAAACAAACAAAAACTTTGCTTTTACATTGCCTGTTCGCTTTGCTATAAAATAA